In Diabrotica undecimpunctata isolate CICGRU chromosome 4, icDiaUnde3, whole genome shotgun sequence, a single genomic region encodes these proteins:
- the LOC140440034 gene encoding uncharacterized protein: protein MTQNNRKRGRNPKEDEIEFMPLSKRINNLHINGSMLLDNASHPSTMNSAEWGPGPPNYINYIPESPPSSDQSLDSNILHYQQAEYTPDLTEVQNPHYFKINKLLFEMYIQRVQRGCQN from the exons ATGACTCAAAACAATAG AAAACGTGGCCGAAATCCTAAAGAAGATGAAATTGAATTCATGCCCTtatcaaaaagaataaataacCTTCATATCAATGGTAGCATGCTACTAGATAATGCTAGTCATCCCAGTACTATGAACTCTGCAGAATGGGGCCCCGGACCTCCAAATTACATAAACTACATTCCTGAGTCTCCACCTAGTTCTGATCAAAGCTTAGATTCCAATATTTTGCATTATCAACAGGCGGAGTATACCCCTGACTTGACAGAAGTGCAGAATCCTCACTACTTTAAAATAAACAAGTTGCTTTTTGAGATGTATATTCAGAGAGTACAAAGAGGATGCCAAAATTGA
- the LOC140438949 gene encoding uncharacterized protein, translating into MMSWIYNCVGVKAVIIKFTMSGIHTGVQARIKENKIMFVPCANHSPNLCGFYAFAINPSCVTFLATLESVYNFFSSSLHRLGILMEDIGVSVKQLSDTRWSANHESVKLILKHFDKLVQVREKLCEAKENITRGSAEIFLWNICDFTFLGFLYLWGYFLQEINSPERYLQEECLTLLEKVVIKLRSLKVFFEDSRYELSTKALPFASEKCDEMGISLEKNSRRYLKR; encoded by the coding sequence ATGATGAGTTGGATCTACAATTGTGTAGGAGTCAAGGCTGTGATAATAAAGTTCACTATGTCAGGCATCCATACGGGTGTCCAAGCAAGGATCAAGGAAAACAAAATCATGTTTGTGCCTTGTGCAAACCATTCTCCCAATTTGTGTGGATTTTATGCATTTGCAATCAACCCTAGCTGTGTAACGTTTTTGGCAACTTTAGAAAGTGTATATAATTTCTTCTCGTCCTCTCTACATAGATTGGGAATTTTAATGGAAGATATAGGTGTATCTGTAAAACAGCTATCTGACACTAGATGGAGTGCCAATCACGAATCTGTGAAACTTATTTTGAAACATTTTGATAAATTAGTTCAAGTAAGAGAAAAATTGTGTGAAGCTAAGGAAAATATAACACGGGGCTCTGCTGAAATTTTCCTCTGGAATATTTGTGACTTTACATTTCTTGGATTCCTTTATTTATGGGGGTACTTTTTACAAGAAATAAACAGCCCAGAGAGGTATTTACAGGAGGAGTGTTTGACACTCCTTGAAAAAGTCGTAATAAAACTCCGAAGTTTGAAAGTCTTTTTTGAAGACAGTCGATATGAGTTGAGCACGAAGGCTCTCCCGTTTGCTTCGGAGAAATGTGATGAAATGGGAATCTCCCTTGAAAAAAATAGTAGGcgatatttaaaaagataa
- the Dhod gene encoding dihydroorotate dehydrogenase (quinone), mitochondrial, which translates to MRFTSARKLKSLATVALGGYISFSALTYYKDRNAFYRDMVMPVVHLLDPEKAHNLAVFISQYRLLPKSNYDDPPSLNVVIFQKEFTNPVGIAAGFDKDAKAVLGLKDIGFGFVEIGSVTPNPQPGNEKPRVFRLLEDSAVINRYGFNSEGHDTVLQRIQRIRSSKENVIIGVNLGKNKTSDDAVGDYVQGIEKFGPFCDYLVINISSPNTPGLRSMQNKDVLKALLSSTITARNNLKMDNKPPLLLKLAPDLNTEEKKDIAEVLKQTGCRVDGLIISNTTIDRPDYLLSINKKETGGLSGKPLKEKSTEMIKEMKRLTNLPIIGVGGIFTGADAYEKIKAGANLVQIYTSMVYEGPEIVNQIKKDLDKLVTADGFNNITEAVGKSV; encoded by the coding sequence ATGAGATTCACTTCTGCACGGAAATTAAAATCTCTCGCTACAGTTGCTTTAGGCGGATATATCAGCTTCTCCGCTCTAACTTACTACAAAGATAGAAATGCCTTTTATAGAGATATGGTCATGCCTGTTGTTCATTTGTTAGATCCCGAAAAAGCGCACAACTTAGCTGTATTCATAAGTCAGTATAGATTGCTGCCTAAATCCAATTATGATGATCCACCATCTTTAAATGTagttatttttcaaaaagaaTTCACCAATCCTGTAGGTATAGCAGCTGGATTTGATAAAGATGCGAAAGCTGTGCTGGGActtaaagatattggatttggATTTGTTGAAATAGGCTCAGTGACTCCCAATCCTCAGCCGGGCAATGAGAAACCACGGGTTTTTAGACTTCTAGAAGATTCTGCAGTTATAAACAGATACGGTTTTAATAGTGAGGGTCATGATACTGTTCTACAAAGGATTCAACGTATAAGAAGTAGTAAGGAAAATGTGATCATAGGGGTAAACTTAGGTAAAAATAAAACATCAGATGATGCAGTAGGTGACTACGTACAAGGAATTGAAAAATTTGGACCTTTTTGTGATTATTTGGTAATAAATATTAGTAGCCCTAACACACCAGGACTTAGAAGCATGCAAAATAAGGACGTGTTAAAAGCACTTTTAAGCTCAACTATAACCGCtagaaacaatttaaaaatggaCAATAAACCACCTTTGTTACTAAAATTAGCACCGGATTTAAACACAGAAGAGAAAAAAGATATAGCTGAAGTGCTTAAACAAACAGGTTGTAGGGTAGATGGACTTATAATTAGTAACACAACAATAGATAGACCTGATTATTTGCTATCCATAAATAAGAAAGAGACTGGTGGATTGAGTGGCAAACCCTTAAAAGAAAAATCTACGGAAATgattaaagaaatgaaaagatTGACTAACTTGCCCATTATAGGCGTAGGAGGCATTTTTACTGGTGCCGATGCTTACGAAAAAATCAAAGCTGGGGCAAATTTGGTTCAAATTTATACGTCTATGGTATACGAAGGCCCTGAGATTGTAAATCAAATCAAAAAAGACTTGGACAAGTTAGTTACTGCAGATGGGTTTAATAACATTACAGAGGCCGTTGGCAAGTCTGTTTAA